Proteins from a single region of Ziziphus jujuba cultivar Dongzao chromosome 1, ASM3175591v1:
- the LOC107427487 gene encoding protein FAR-RED IMPAIRED RESPONSE 1, protein MFVEEESMSSPKDIGDGQAVDKQIIENRLDNNAVKAPEVGMHFDSLDSLFEYYKLFGKQEGFRVKKKTSRLSIDGKLKFVSLSCSRAGKSQSNKQNFLISNASKMECKARVNATIFEDGKCKINSVVLEHNHGLGSQKPGPDLCNKEISIDAQKNVELNDRGGTTVMKNCQTVVVEAGSRDNVPFLEKDYRNFIERAKRLRLGVGDAEAIHEYFVRMQAKNPNFFYMVDVDDNAQIKNLFWTDARSRLAYEEFGDVVTFDTTYLSNRYETPFVLFVGVNHHGQSILFGCGLLSNADATTFMWLFRTWLICMSGRAPNAIITDQDKAIQKAIKVVFPNTRHRWCLWHIMKNLPEKLKGYRYEQIKNTLLNVIYDSLTKEEFEENWRQFVNDLNLHDNLWLSGLYEERHQWVPAFVKDTFWAGMSTIQRSECMNLVFDGYVNFKTTLKQFIEQYDNALRNKIEKENREDFYSFSKCIPCVTLFEIEKQFQAVYTNAKFKEFQKELMGKLYCEVSYVDEKEGIFDVSEIVFVGERRKDVHFNVHFNKENCEVKCSCCLFEFRGILCKHIISVFMKFQIINVPAKYVLPRWRKDLRRCYTRVRVGYDDFNYTPEAQRRHKLQQKFEEVADWAVVSNDNFSMLWNWIDEFQSRVKKQFMGAVNTQSTSENS, encoded by the coding sequence ATGTTTGTGGAAGAAGAAAGCATGTCTTCTCCCAAGGATATCGGTGATGGACAAGCTGTGGATAAGCAAATTATAGAGAATAGATTGGATAATAATGCTGTAAAAGCACCTGAGGTTGGGATGCATTTTGATTCGTTGGATTCCCTTTTTGAGTACTATAAACTATTTGGGAAACAAGAGGGTTTTAGAGTCAAGAAGAAAACATCACGTCTTTCAATAgatggaaaattaaaatttgtaagtTTGTCATGCTCTCGAGCAGGGAAGTCACAGTCCAATAAGCAGAATTTCCTTATATCAAATGCTTCAAAGATGGAATGCAAAGCTAGGGTGAATGCCACTATATTTGAAGATGGGAAATGTAAGATTAATTCTGTTGTACTTGAGCATAATCATGGGCTGGGTTCTCAAAAACCAGGGCCTGATTTATGCAATAAGGAAATCAGTATAGATGCACAAAAAAACGTTGAATTAAATGATCGAGGGGGAACAACTGTGATGAAGAATTGCCAAACAGTTGTGGTTGAAGCTGGAAGTCGTGATAATGTTCCATTCTTAGAAAAAGACTACAGGAATTTTATTGAGAGAGCAAAACGGTTACGACTAGGAGTTGGAGATGCTGAAGCAATCCATGAGTATTTTGTGCGGATGCAAGCTAAGAATCCAAACTTCTTTTATATGGTGGATGTGGATGACAATGCTCAAATCAAGAATTTATTTTGGACTGATGCAAGGAGTAGGTTGGCATATGAAGAATTTGGTGATGTGGTGACATTTGATACAACATACTTGTCAAATAGGTATGAAACACCTTTTGTACTTTTCGTAGGGGTGAACCATCATGGACAATCAATCTTGTTTGGTTGTGGGTTGCTATCAAATGCAGATGCTACCACATTCATGTGGCTGTTTAGGACATGGCTTATATGTATGTCTGGACGTGCACCAAATGCCATAATTACAGATCAAGACAAGGCAATACAAAAAGCAATTAAGGTTGTATTCCCTAACACTCGACATCGTTGGTGTCTATGGCATATAATGAAAAACCTTCCGGAGAAGTTAAAAGGTTATAgatatgaacaaataaaaaatactttgtTAAATGTAATTTATGATTCTTTGACAAAGGaagaatttgaagaaaattgGAGGCAATTTGTTAATGATCTCAATCTTCATGATAATCTGTGGTTAAGTGGTTTATACGAAGAGAGGCATCAGTGGGTTCCAGCATTTGTGAAAGACACCTTCTGGGCTGGAATGTCAACCATACAACGAAGTGAATGTATGAATTTAGTTTTTGATGGGTATGTAAACTTTAAGACCACATTGAAGCAATTTATTGAGCAATATGACAATGCATTGAGAAACAAGATTGAGAAGGAAAACCGTGAAGATTTCTATTCGTTTAGCAAATGCATTCCATGTGTAACACTTTTTGaaatagaaaaacaatttcAAGCCGTGTACACTAATGCTAAGTTTAAAGAATTTCAAAAGGAGTTGATGGGAAAGCTTTATTGTGAGGTGTCTTATGTTGATGAGAAAGAAGGAATTTTTGATGTGTCGGAGATTGTGTTTGTTGGAGAAAGACGTAAAGATGTTCATTTCAATGTGCATTTCAATAAAGAAAACTGTGAGGTTAAATGCTCTTGTTGCTTGTTTGAATTTAGAGGAATCCTCTGCAAGCATATCATCTCAGTTTTCATGAAATTTCAGATTATAAACGTCCCTGCAAAGTATGTACTACCACGCTGGAGGAAGGATTTAAGAAGATGTTACACTAGGGTTAGAGTTGGTTATGATGATTTTAATTATACTCCTGAAGCACAACGACGTCACAAATTACAGCAGAAATTTGAAGAAGTTGCTGATTGGGCTGTTGTTTCTAATGATAATTTCTCCATGTTGTGGAATTGGATAGATGAATTCCAATCAAGAGTAAAGAAGCAGTTTATGGGTGCAGTCAACACACAATCTACCTCTGAAAATTCATGA
- the LOC107427535 gene encoding uncharacterized protein LOC107427535 yields the protein MSPSLILSLLLLSLLLSDVQGIRLDKAFKSAGIAGQNRIQKEETGSAKRNTNGGGIGEDIVCKDGECSGNNRKLISVTPSTTTTASSKREKNGTNKAEPISNDEKGNRQRVEEENFTVKSSEATSDDEHREGPYEQYPDIVDIAEMDYSPARRKPPIHN from the exons ATGAGTCCATCTTTAATACTCTCTCTGCTTCTTTTGTCTCTTCTCCTTTCTGACGTTCAAGGGATTCGTTTGGATAAAGCGTTCAAGTCAGCTGGAATAGCTGGACAAAATAGAATCCAG AAGGAAGAAACTGGTTCAGCCAAGAGAAATACTAATGGTGGTGGTATTGGAGAGGATATTGTGTGCAAAGATGGAGAGTGTTCAG GAAATAATAGAAAACTTATCAGTGTGACACCCTCTACTACCACTACCGCCAGTTCCAAG AGAGAGAAGAATGGAACAAATAAAGCAGAACCAATTTCAAATGACGAAAAGGGTAATAGACAACGTGTTGAGGAAGAGAATTTCACCGTCAAATCATCGGAAGCCACTTCTGATGATGAGCACCGGGAAGGCCCATACGAGCAATATCCAGACATAGTAGACATTGCTGAGATGGACTATTCTCCAGCAAGGAGAAAACCTCCAATACACAACTAA
- the LOC112490986 gene encoding uncharacterized protein LOC112490986, whose protein sequence is MHSASSVNPHQGKASRQPRIHICGENCESGEEMSSGGQSQGSQSIADLGLHVVLESDRVNRNIFSLPICSTTYQRSNQAFKPTRQISNKEHCNFGSDCVCIFFSKFSSRKCMWMGKNSLSEVSVPRSSLPLSLANSRSIKSFIYENPGLRLSHIFSHIGKLLSGSESVPDSETLSTLIFSSTLRFQSSLFRSPFGLLQTLLRSLLSAIRFPSIRGNSISQLPQSSSSSEDNQLRNDAQIDLVRQIVMESALYLYSLAGSLLEGSTSLTVVTANNRLDFRIVIEDVQARNHSPLYNINGMHNHNYGDMWLDVDGMSYEELLSLEDRIGYVSTGLSKEVAHASLKHGKYFLFAEENAPKEFCSICQEDYVEEDELGTLDCNHGFHIACITQWLGYKNICPICKSTGLCTSGPSFPNESNL, encoded by the exons ATGCATTCAGCTTCTTCTGTGAATCCCCATCAAGGAAAAGCATCAAGGCAaccaag AATCCATATATGTGGTGAAAATTGTGAATCTGGTGAGGAGATGAGTTCTGGAGGTCAAAGTCAAGGCTCTCAGTCGATTGCTGACCTTGGTTTACATGTGGTTCTTGAATCTGACAGAGTCAACAGAAATATTTTCTCTCTGCCT ATATGTTCAACCACTTACCAAAGATCAAATCAAGCTTTTAAGCCTACAAGACAGATTTCAAACAAGGAACACTGTAATTTTGGTTCAGATTGtgtgtgcatttttttttcaaaattttcaagccGAAAGTGTATGTGGATGGGGAAAAACTCCTTATCAGAAGTATCAGTTCCAAGGAGCTCACTTCCACTTTCACTAGCCAACTCAAGGAGTATAAAAAGTTTCATCTATGAGAATCCAGGCCTCAGATTATCTCACATATTCAGTCATATTGGAAAACTCCTCTCGGGTTCTGAAAGTGTGCCTGATTCTGAAACTTTATCCACTTTAATCTTTAGTTCTACTCTTCGTTTCCAATCTTCACTTTTTCGAAGTCCTTTTGGACTATTACAAACACTTCTTAGGTCTCTCTTATCAGCCATTCGGTTCCCCTCTATAAGAGGAAATTCCATATCTCAGCTACCACAATCTTCTAGTTCCTCTGAAGATAATCAGCTGCGGAATGATGCTCAAATTGATCTTGTGAGACAAATAGTGATGGAATCAGCTCTTTATCTGTACAGTTTGGCTGGTAGCTTGTTAGAAGGTTCAACATCGTTAACAGTTGTAACAGCTAACAACAGATTGGACTTCAGGATTGTAATAGAG GATGTTCAAGCTCGTAACCACTCACCTCTGTACAATATTAATGGCATGCACAACCATAATTATGGAGATATGTGGCTTGATGTGGATGGAATGTCATACGAG GAGCTATTGTCTTTGGAAGATCGTATAGGTTATGTAAGCACAGGGTTATCTAAGGAAGTGGCTCATGCATCACTCAAGCATGGTAAATACTTCTTGTTTGCAGAAGAAAATGCTCCAAAAGAATTTTGTAGCATCTGCCAG GAGGACTATGTGGAAGAGGATGAGCTGGGCACACTAGATTGCAATCATGGCTTCCACATTGCTTGCATCACACAATGGCTCGGATATAAAAATATCTGCCCTATATGCAAGTCTACTGGTTTATGTACTTCAGGGCCCTCTTTTCCAAATGAATCTAATCTTTAA
- the LOC107427844 gene encoding protein CHLORORESPIRATORY REDUCTION 6, chloroplastic, producing the protein MATTFQSLSPLCPPLKQAVSSSPTPWISCRSISDSMACLASLHSNRHQRGHVSASVAFNPSGNFDLSLYDDEDDSPKVEPPMPPKEGRFDIVIDNDTIRQLDLSPFHNVTGITSPSSAKPKEFLDRTIGFTINYTREDPNDPRELSEFPDIRLWFLRLDATYPWLPVLLDWRAGELARYAAMLVPHQMSMRMGVVFNPEALELFIMKKVFIVYSWLKEHDIPKPRLKTSDMARMLGFGIGNELFDLVDKQPFSTS; encoded by the exons ATGGCTACCACTTTCCAATCTCTGTCTCCACTTTGTCCTCCATTAAAGCAGGCTGTTTCTTCTTCACCCACTCCATGGATTTCTTGTAGATCCATCTCAGATTCAATGGCTTGTTTGGCCAGTCTGCATTCGAATCGACACCAGCGAGGACATGTTTCAGCTTCAGTTGCTTTTAACCCATCTGGGAATTTTGATCTCTCTTTGTATGACGATGAAGATG ACTCACCAAAGGTTGAACCTCCAATGCCACCAAAGGAAGGACGATTCGACATCGTTATTGATAATGATACAATTCGCCAGCTTGACTTGTCCCCATTTCACAATGTCACTGGAATTACATCCCCTTCATCAG CCAAGCCAAAAGAGTTTCTTGATCGTACAATTGGCTTTACCATTAACTATACAAGAGAAGATCCAAATGATCCTCGAGAACTATCCGAATTCCCTGACATAAGACTCTGGTTTTTGAGACTTGATGCAACTTATCCCTGGTTGCCAGTCCTGTTGGATTGGCGAGCCGGAGAGCTTGCTCGTTATGCTGCAATGTTGGTTCCTCACCag ATGAGCATGAGAATGGGTGTTGTTTTCAATCCTGAGGCACTGGAATTATTTATCATGAAGAAAGTTTTTATTGTATACTCATGGTTGAAGGAGCATGATATTCCAAAGCCTAGACTGAAGACTAGTGACATGGCTAGGATGCTCGGTTTTGGAATTGGCAACGAGCTCTTTGACTTGGTTGACAAACAACCATTTTCTACATCATAA